In the genome of Brockia lithotrophica, the window GCGGCAAGGGCCGTAGCGACGAACACGCTTTCCCGCGGCATTCCCGCCTCGCCGAGCACCTGGGGAACGACGAAGAGCACGTACGCCATGGAGAGAAAGGTCGTGAGTCCGGCAAGTACCTCGCGGGAAACCGTCGTCCCGCGTTCGTGCAGAGAAAAGAAGCGCTCCAAAGCAGAAGACAAGCGGCACCCCTCCTGAGGTAACAAAGGCGACGATCGGCCCCGACGGCGACCGGCAACCCGATTCGCGCCTCGGGCTACAGGAGCATCACTCCCACTCGATCGTTGCCGGTGGTTTGTCCGTGACGTCGTAGACGACGCGAGCGACGGCGGGAAGTTCGGTCGTAAGCCGGTGGGCGATTTTGCGCAGGAGCTCGTAGGGGAGTTCGGCGGCGCGGGCGGACATCGCCTCCTCGGAAACGACGGCGCGGACGGCGACGACTTCCCCTTCCCGCCTCCGTCCGTCCTTCGCCCCTACGGTTCGAACCCCCGGAAGCACGGCGAAGTACTGCCAGAGGGTGGGGGCTACGTCCGACGAACCAATCTCCTCGCGCACGATGCGGTCTGCCTCCCGGAGGAGCTCAAGCCTCTCCGCGGTGACCTCGCCGACGACGCGTACGGCAAGGCCGGGACCGGGAAAGGGTTGGCGCTCCACGAGGGAAGCGGGAAAGCCGAGGTGGCGGGCGATCTCCCGAACTTCGTCCTTGAGGAGCGGACGCAAGGGTTCGACGAGCGTAAAGGACACGCGTTCGGGCAACCCCCCAACGTTGTGGTGCGCCTTGACCCCTCCGCGTCCCACGCTCTCGATGAGGTCGGAATACACCGTACCCTGCACGAGGTACGCAACGTCCGGGATGCCGGCAACCTCCCGTTCGAAGACGCAGATAAACGTCTCGCCTACGGCGCGGCGTTTCGCTTCCGGGTCGACGAGGCCACGAAGCGCCGCGAGAAAGGCGTCCCGCGCGTCCACCCGGCGCACGGGAAGGCCGAGGATTTGCGTGAGCGCGGCGGGAACCTCTTCCGCCTCTCCCGCTCGCAGGAGGCCGTGGTCGACGAACAGGGGCACAAGGCGATCCCCAAGGGCTCGGGCGACGAGGGCAGCGGATACCGCCGAATCGAGTCCGCCGGAAAGGGCGACGACGGCCCGACCTTCTCCGAGGTGTGCGGCAAGCTCCGCGACGCAGCGTTCGGCAAACGCGATCGGCGTGTAGGCCGGCCCGCCCCCGACGAGTTCGCGAAGGGCGGCGAGGAGCTGGGAAAACCCTTCGTCGTCGGAAAACGAGACAAAGGCGTTCTCCCGCGTTCCGGAAAGAAACGTCTCTCCGTCCGGCGGAGCCGCTCCTTCTTCCCACAGCACAGGGACCCCTGCGGTGCGAAAGCGGAAAAAGAGTTCGCGTTCTTCCGGGGTCCAAAATCCCTCCTCCGTCCGGGGAAGGACGAGGGCGGCGGGGAGGTCGTCGCGTTCTCCCGGAAGCGGAAGCTCCGCGTAGATCCCCGCCCGGCGCAGGCGGCGAAGG includes:
- the guaA gene encoding glutamine-hydrolyzing GMP synthase, with the protein product MSLVTCRFRPWVLVFTADERLLRRLRRAGIYAELPLPGERDDLPAALVLPRTEEGFWTPEERELFFRFRTAGVPVLWEEGAAPPDGETFLSGTRENAFVSFSDDEGFSQLLAALRELVGGGPAYTPIAFAERCVAELAAHLGEGRAVVALSGGLDSAVSAALVARALGDRLVPLFVDHGLLRAGEAEEVPAALTQILGLPVRRVDARDAFLAALRGLVDPEAKRRAVGETFICVFEREVAGIPDVAYLVQGTVYSDLIESVGRGGVKAHHNVGGLPERVSFTLVEPLRPLLKDEVREIARHLGFPASLVERQPFPGPGLAVRVVGEVTAERLELLREADRIVREEIGSSDVAPTLWQYFAVLPGVRTVGAKDGRRREGEVVAVRAVVSEEAMSARAAELPYELLRKIAHRLTTELPAVARVVYDVTDKPPATIEWE